CAACATATAATTCTGATTCCACAAagataaaatgattttatgcCTATATGTTTGAGATATTGATAATTGCAGTGTAATAATGTCTCTTGGCCATAGcatcaataagaaaatatgatatatGAAAATGGATAGAGCGGAAAGAATGAGAATCCTACACATATAATAACTactagaaagaaaacaaagttgTTTCACCTGAACAACATCTTCTCCTTTAACGACCCGTCCAAAAACTATCAACTTCTCAGTCAGATCCGGGATTGGTGCAGTTGTAATGAAGAGCTCAAATGTTTTCTCATCATGTTTTGCCTTGGAAGTTCCGAGCATGAATGCCTCATGCTTCAAACTGGTTGAATAACACCAAAATCCACTTATCACTAAGAACTCATAAAACATGCAATGCAGCAACCCATAGAATGGATGAAAAATGAAggagaagaaataaaattattgagaGCAGAAACCTTGTATCGAGTTGACTGTAACGCTTCCCCTTCAAAGTCCAATCTTCTGCAGCCCCATGATTATCAGCATCCCCTGCTTGAATCACATAATGCTTTATGACATGACGAAAAGGCATCTGCTTGAAGTGCCCACTTTTACTGCAGAAACAATTGCAAAACGTAATCCTATGAGCAACATTCTTTCTAAGATGTTTTCATGATGTGCTACTTTCAATCTTGTCCAACCATAACATGTAAACAATGTGCTTTGAATCTTGGTTGCTCGTATTAATTGTAATATATGCACATAGATCAAAACCTTTCATTAGTGATTACTGCATAAGACTATTGATGCGACATCAAGCGCTAGCTAGGAAGTATAGATAAACCCAAACAAGGACAACATTTATGTTGCAGCCTTGCAGGATGCCGTTCTGCAGCTATCATGCATTGGTTTTAAGGAAATAGTTGATCCTTCCAGCTTTCTACATAACTAACTCACCTCCCATGCaggagaggaaaaagaaagtttaAACAGAGCCCCCAATGACTAGTTCTGCTAAGGAACTGCATCCACTATGCATCACACTTTCCACACCCCATCTCTTGTCAATGATGATAGCCAATAGAAGTGATCAAAATTACATGCCAAATAAAGGAGAGGCAGGAAAAAAAGAGGTTACCCATAATATGCATAGGAcaaatacttttaataaagaaaCCTATTCATAAAACTAAGAGACCTACGCAGCCCTAGTTTTAGCAAAAGTTATACATGTAAACAATGTGCTCTGAATCTTGGTTGCAtgtattaattctaatatatgCACGTAGATCAAAACCTTTCAATGGTGATTACTGCATAAGATTATTGCTGCCATATCAAGCACTAGCTAGGAAGTATAGATAAACCCAAACAAGGACAACATTTATGTTGCAGCCTTGCAGGATGCCATTCTGCAGCTATCATGCATTGAAATTAAGGAAATAGTTGATCCTTCCAGCTTTCTACATAACATAACATAACTCGCCTCCCATGcaagagaggaaaaaagaaagtttaaaCAGAGCCCTCAATAACTAGTTATGCTAAGGAACTGCATCCACTATGCATCACACTTTCCACACCCCTCTCTTGTCAATGATGATAGTCAATAGAAGTGATCATGCCAAATAAAGGAGAGGCAGGAAAAAACGAGGATAACCATAATATGCATAGAAcaaatacttttaataaagaaaCCTATTCATAAAACTAAGAAACCTATGCAGCCCTagttttagcaaaattatacatgtaaaagaaaaatgtgatCATAGAAAAAGCATAGACCTCTAATTAATCTTTCCCAAGTATTTTCATGGTTACCCAATTTCACATTGTACCTTTACTCTCAAACCCACcatatatgatatttattgACCCAATAATATAGTGCAGAATTCTCCATTAAGACGAGCGATATTGCAATTAAAATGCACAGAAATAAATTACCTCCTAATGTTGGCACTCTACAATGAAAAgagaatatgataatttttgcGACATGAGCTATATATGATCCATTTTGCCAAAAGGTCAAAATAAGTGGCTATTCTAGTACTCACCACAAGTCAATGAACTTGTCAACAACATCAAAAGATCCATCCTTGAAAAGTTCCACTGTTATAAAGCCTTTGGATGTATTCAAAACCTagtaataaaatgaaaatacagAAAGTTACATTACAAATCAAACCTGCAATCTCAAATAAAATGCACAGAAATTGAGAAGTGATAAtaccaaagaaaagaaatgggtGACCCGACTGAATTCCCATAACAATGCAATGATTCTGAAGCTGACCTCttcaactaaaactaaaagttTGTAACTCTATAAAAGAGTTTTAGAGTACTTCGACCCTAAGCTAGTAACTGAACTCCAATAACAAAATCCCTTTTCAATAccatttctttcaataaaGATGTGTGCTTTGCATGGTACTAAATTCAGATAGGCGCCACCACCAATTAATGTATTCTCTCCAAATCTTTCAATAAAAATGGATGAGAAGCATATTAAGCTATTAGTCCAATATAGCATAGCAAGAATTCATAAAACTCACTAACCACcacctaaagaaaataaaattcaccAAAAACTATACAACATAGTTTCTTGTCACATTTCCTGTAGAAAAACTATAGATACCAACAATAATAGCTGTAATGTTTAACCCCATATTGATAAAGCTCCAATACTTGTACACCCATAAACCAACATAACACAATAGCAATGCTCACCCTGGCAAAATGCTTTCAATAGAAAACAAGTAAAAGAAGTTAAGTGGCTAAGCCCAagcttaaaaaagaaaaggacataCTGCATATTTTGGGAGATCAGACTTCTTTGTTCTCGCAAAAGCATTGTCACCCTACATCACCACAAAAAAGCTAAAATCTGATAAGGAAAAATCAAccttataaaaaaactaaaaaaataaatacgtAAAACTAGTTAAGAAATATATGCACAAGTAGAGGTTTTCTTGTTCATAGGGAAATTACTGATATATCTTCAAAAcctagaaaagaagaaatggatAAGGTTGCTAATTAGATATAACCTCAAAGCCTGAGTTGACACTTTCAGATTGGAGTCTTGACCTAAAAAcaagttataaatataatttttattccaattatggaaaatttacaataaataaataaaaatcagagAACAAAACAAACCTTAAGGACCAGTGTCTGTATgtagaatacaagaaaaagagagataataaaataattaatgagcAAAGGATTATAGTAACGGGGCTTATTCGACTCGgtgctttcttctttttgctttGTAGCAGAAGTGCTTGAGGTTTGATCCTTGCCATCTTTAACAACACTCCAGAATACAAATACAACctgaaaaatttacaattcaAAAACTATATCAAGTAAACACAGTCTTTTGGATTTCAAAATTGAGATTCAAGATCTATATTTCATGATTAAACCAAACagattaattcttttataatttaattttaagtcgAGTTTACCTGTTCGTGCGATTACTTGACGGTTTTGTTGATATTGTAACTTTCTGGTGGAAATGGatgatttcttcttctttcttttttggttttaaatTTTCGATTTCAGTTCTACTCTTTAATatccttattttctttttcttttttttttcttctcgtttattattttcaaagatTTCAGCGCTTTATTGGGCCGGGttaaaatccaattaattcGCGCCTCAAGGCCTGCTATTATTTATTGAACCGGGTTTGAAGCCCGATTATAGCGTTTAATAAATAGCGCAGCCCGCCGGCTAGCGAATTATCAGGGATTTGCTATTTGGAACTTTGACTGGTAAGGAAAACATTGGATTAAGATTCTGTCCGATAATTCAACACGACAGCCGATATTtgtataatttcaatttttaatttaaaattaatagctaagatctattatttaataaaaaattatctaatttcaaatttaaattcaataaaatattaaatatttcaaatataaatatcacctatcgtatttaatttatatataaaaatattacaatttaaaaatattaattaaatcattttagtcaaattgatatattatcTGACACAAATGATCCATTATCTTATTACGGCATTTTCAATGGTATccttattttaaagaataatatttatatataatagaaaatatttagaaaaagtttaaaaatataaatatactattttcaaatttatttctatacaacttattaattttagttttttatttgttttatttttaataataaaaataaaatatataagaatttataatattttatattcaaaaaattgaaataaattcattaaaatgaTTCTcgtaaaataactttttaacagaaaagaaaaggaattgaCTTACGAATCGAGTGCATTAGATATGTTCTGTTTACCGATTGAATCCACAGGGATCCGGCCGGTTTGGCATTAATCCATGACGATTGTtctttttattactaaaatgTCCAATTCTTGTTTTAGCAGCTCTgcaataattaacaaaaaataaaaataaaaagtaaaacgAACTCTTGAACCTTCATACATAATACATGATCTTAACCTTAACAAGCCCTGCTCTATTTTTTGGCAATGCAAAAAGTAGCAGCAACTCAAACATGATCTAACCTTAGAACATGTAAATTCCATTTTTgcgtatttttatcaaaatttgcTAAACTTCATCCCCGACTCTGCGTATTTGCCATCATACACGTCGTTAAACACATTAGTGGAAGCATCTCACAAGAACTCCAAATCTTCCTGTTGTTCCAGGACTATGGATGCCACACCAAGTCTATATGTTGAAGATCTCAAGTTCCTGACGAGGACATATATTTCCTTCCTCCTTTGCTGCACAGAGATCTCATTCCACTGCTTCTCCCTTAAACGAGCTAACAAAACAGCTTCACAAAGGGCCTCCGCCACTGGCTTCTTGCTGCAGTACGTCATTTGATTTCACAATGAGAGAAATAATCACATCACATGGTCtctgaaaagagaaaagaaaatatttgcaTATAACAAGATATCATCATAACCAACCTTCCTCGAACAAATCCTGTCGTCACAAAACCAATGGGCCATCGATAAGATTCTCTAGCAATAGCATTTTCTGGTAACTGGAGCTCCCACCTACCAGAAGATTGCTCTTTGAAGTATGAGCTCCCGTAAGACTGGGGAATTTGAAATCCAGCCTCATTTCTTTCTGACCTGAAGCATGTGCCAAGTCTATTAGATAACATCAGAATCATAACTCAATAAGACTCATGGACCCTAAGAAC
The Ricinus communis isolate WT05 ecotype wild-type chromosome 1, ASM1957865v1, whole genome shotgun sequence DNA segment above includes these coding regions:
- the LOC8267324 gene encoding peptidyl-prolyl cis-trans isomerase CYP21-4; the protein is MARIKPQALLLQSKKKKAPSRISPVTIILCSLIILLSLFFLYSTYRHWSLRSRLQSESVNSGFEGDNAFARTKKSDLPKYAVLNTSKGFITVELFKDGSFDVVDKFIDLCKSGHFKQMPFRHVIKHYVIQAGDADNHGAAEDWTLKGKRYSQLDTSLKHEAFMLGTSKAKHDEKTFELFITTAPIPDLTEKLIVFGRVVKGEDVVQEIEEVDTDEYFKPKSHIKIINVTLKDEI